A single Ptiloglossa arizonensis isolate GNS036 chromosome 2, iyPtiAriz1_principal, whole genome shotgun sequence DNA region contains:
- the LOC143143632 gene encoding neuronal calcium sensor 2 isoform X3 produces MGCFGSKDKLSKEDMDFLKSHTRYDELTIKEWYKGFKQDCPNGRLTPAKFVDMYKMFFPSGNAEEFCDHVFRTFDMDKNGYIDFKEFLLAIDVTSSGTPEEKLKWAFRMYDVDGNGVIDIQEMTKIVQAIYDMLGACSSNRPADSAEERAKNIFAKMDENNDGQLTQEEFLKGCLQDEELSKMLAP; encoded by the exons ATGGGTTGTTTTGGGAGCAAAGACAAGTTGAGCAAAGAGGATATGGACTTCCTAAAGTCGCACACCAGATATGATGAATTGACTATAAAAGAATGGTATAAGGGATTTAAA CAAGATTGCCCGAATGGTCGGTTAACGCCAGCAAAATTTGTCGACATGTACAAAATGTTCTTCCCTTCCGGTAACGCGGAGGAATTCTGTGACCATGTCTTCCGTACATTCGACATGGACAAAAATGGCTACATCGATTTTAAG GAGTTTCTGTTAGCCATTGACGTAACATCTAGCGGAACGccggaagaaaaattgaaatgggCTTTCCGTATGTACGATGTCGATGGAAACGGTGTCATCGATATCCAAGAAATGACGAAGATCGTGCAG GCAATATACGACATGCTTGGGGCGTGTTCTAGTAACAGACCGGCGGACAGTGCAGAGGAGAGAGCGAAGAACATCTTCGCAAAGATGGACGAGAACAATGACGGTCAGCTTactcaagaagaatttttgaagGGTTGCCTCCAGGACGAGGAACTCTCTAAGATGCTGGCTCCCTAA
- the LOC143143632 gene encoding hippocalcin-like protein 1 isoform X4, which produces MHGSFEFLLAIDVTSSGTPEEKLKWAFRMYDVDGNGVIDIQEMTKIVQAIYDMLGACSSNRPADSAEERAKNIFAKMDENNDGQLTQEEFLKGCLQDEELSKMLAP; this is translated from the exons ATGCACGGTAGCTTC GAGTTTCTGTTAGCCATTGACGTAACATCTAGCGGAACGccggaagaaaaattgaaatgggCTTTCCGTATGTACGATGTCGATGGAAACGGTGTCATCGATATCCAAGAAATGACGAAGATCGTGCAG GCAATATACGACATGCTTGGGGCGTGTTCTAGTAACAGACCGGCGGACAGTGCAGAGGAGAGAGCGAAGAACATCTTCGCAAAGATGGACGAGAACAATGACGGTCAGCTTactcaagaagaatttttgaagGGTTGCCTCCAGGACGAGGAACTCTCTAAGATGCTGGCTCCCTAA